Proteins co-encoded in one Chroicocephalus ridibundus chromosome 28, bChrRid1.1, whole genome shotgun sequence genomic window:
- the LOC134507864 gene encoding uncharacterized protein LOC134507864 has protein sequence MTFPGPGAAPSADISAAGDVTSSLPGDTIGPELRPAGDLIGDIIGDASAWNDFPDDVTPEDDVTSFLPGGGAGRDVCPQADVSDDVTRGAALADITGGGAAPSLPGALSARDDVTGDLSPGAERPPRPLKEPPCPADDITDDVAADAPSEGGGSRGHAPDAPQPQTPPPGCPLVFLALVCLLLALLLLAGVFAAVHYVKVFIISSATFSVPVAESFP, from the exons ATGACGTTtcccgggccgggggctgccccttCCGCTGACATCAGCGCCGCGGGTGATGTCACTTCCTCCCTGCCGGGAGACACTATTGGCCCGGAGCTCCGACCTGCCGGTGACCTCATCGGTGACATCATCGGTGACGCTTCCGCTTGGAACGACTTCCCCGATGATGTCACGCCTGAGGACGACGTCACTTCCTTCCTccccggcgggggcgcggggcgggacGTCTGTCCCCAGGCTGACGTCAGCGATGATGTCACCCGGGGAGCCGCCCTCGCTGACATCACCGGGGGTGgcgccgccccctccctgccgggAGCCCTTTCTGCCCGGGATGACGTCACGGGTGACCTCAGCCCGGGGGCGGAGCGACCCCCCCGACCCCTCAAAGAACCTCCCTGCCCGGCCGATGACATCACCGATGACGTCGCCGCCGACGCGCCCAGCGAGGGGGGCGGCAGCCGAGGCCACGCCCCAg acgccccccagccccagacgcccccccccggctgccccctcgtCTTCCTCGCCCTCGTCTGcctcctcctcgccctcctcctcctcgccggggTCTTCGCG gccgtcCATTACGTCAAGGTCTTCATCATCAGCTCGGCCACCTTCTCCGTGCCGGTGGCCGAATCCTTCCCATGA